A genomic window from Maylandia zebra isolate NMK-2024a linkage group LG20, Mzebra_GT3a, whole genome shotgun sequence includes:
- the si:ch73-181d5.4 gene encoding uncharacterized protein si:ch73-181d5.4 isoform X1, with protein sequence MDMMDNSSVADDNNNSDERQMPSEEAESSVRPTLSQVRKSWGFRRTTIARREFMEEVGDLTYSPPIVRRGRNRRTNQTAAQTATETPTTQKATRTARSVIDELQWSAPSSPVSENSKTGSETSAGGSLDPSLWQDFGSAFHTAFTLLGGSEGLSLTMSDELAVPDILEATEAIESPNPQAIDETEMADNIDDMEIAQPVASGNAEGEEIHDVVLISSHEEDSDEMTLLQIKEQLASNSRQEDSKARGGKGGKGKARGKGRGRGRGRGKGRGRGRGKGRAVEFQSTIADDKDSDDDVVLVNLTEQQHLQEVEKETDPQSPPEKEGSAALFDTALSPAQQSNSDCMIIDSDFDQIPELTPGQFDEVPEEEEKKDAKNTEEFSRISHNEGYDSNALFCICRQKQDKRFMICCDSCQEWFHGECVGVSETQGHQSMQEYVCPPCTIKKQSQSESHPQPDPELSFPECLTQSPAVEEAQEDQRAVKQTVLVEEETEEEEQEQAIEARPDPDAQPEAQPEPEMDSSLPLCIGPGCSKQALPDSVYCGNDCILQHAAFTMKTLSGPKVPKSKGRAQRKASMSRPAAKAQRSSRTSKRLAEKAELRGEEEKKEDDGEQEAAASPVICDPSLTEAQATSTPASNLHTASNKDSEQVEAEKEAVSPSAQSPEDPSLDASLLSKPTTEAAQPQSHCEEGAKETVNSDLPKHQSSESDPLITPAPEKSSPTPATSSPTTSARRHHETGALMITKTTYVIPKKQSGSQSPSSHTLVSASCQKLSSAPTPLNETRNLPVPPAPSAPSSRPSQPNNQVRQSIQRSLTSILFKRVCECEDLEMSESEAAKLVASIEMEMFDIFRNTDSKYMNKYRTIMFNLKDPRNKGLLYCVVHGDINPFRLVRMSQKDMQATKAPEPSVKETTVVKDTAAKISLPKPEAVKVDLPCLNPAKSDRKPDSMEQKRSLPAPAVKPRASQTSLANAVPDVLACMLKDTTSEHKTHLFDLKCKICTGQMQPMEEEEPAKKKSKLSVSRDKHEPSWRKSAGGDSPLLAPPDSPDMDSPASNLLDPSSHFNIDSAALTIVESPASPVMDSPASPTLESPASPTIESPASPTPDTSKATAPKRPYIPVLVPPVSTVTITQRRDPRTANRFSASSSSTFGSSNTTHKRAAPYALVKENIASNVASSLPPTKTVPKSILMKPSSTADPRLYGPRSRTVISESPADGETTQFLAKQEILWKGFLNMLTVAKFVTKGYLVSGSPENLKADLPDTIQIGGRIMPQTVWDYVAKLKTSVTKELCVIRFHPATEEEEVAYVSLFSYFSSRGRFGVVANSSRSIKDVYLVPLSAKEPIPSMLQPLEGPGLERNRPNLLLGLAIVQKVKRPGSLPQEMEDKRPKVHMSKDPMWIPKPPVLYGSDKLEIFQPYDPETPASTTPPGSPSCPGSPTDSSSSGSVTIPSLLTSVKAAPYVSTSATIAATQSTFNSSSDKNPIIASSDKTPLQTILSTLFRSNQADSTVSDGRSTKTTVTVKKNPVLSGSVVDPIVQQYGHKTKAKEIEDENDFDRPYDPEEEYDPAMGYATVAPQTTEKIKALSSFVEDDVAYDPEDDTIFEDIQSNTPVAKPPVTTQTFDSPSCPVTVSTSSPAQTSAPVAVMPQLPTGTVVVSAATLSEQQRMLEELNKQIEEQKRQLKEQEEALRQQREAVGMFMAHFSVSDSLMSPPQKSLPLNQLSSLQKGIIKTESKSSETTDKATPLTETVDNSNLDSQAVKVEDATPVKNLGNDTDGVAKQDETQKGVESDKYSSAGEIEDSDVAYDPEDESLFNEIQDDVFKGGTVTTMDSVSRARYGGSHKGMSPNSYHSRKRRSSPKKRSHRERDRHRSPSRQSQHRSRSRSRRRREKDRHRKSERDRSRHRVRDPSERQGRHRKDHTTRRHSLGRRRSPSSSRKTESVSVSPKLNRGPLPQVPEKSKHASVPCSSLDSAGQFEESNISHVTIKSDPDGQKSECNHVESSEKHSHEPLCNVKLEISEPPKFQELQKISLSDHDMTQQNKLYKQDNLFHSKLDSTIPLREIDPPIRDSPQSPDPEPQFVKPSSIEKNDSVRTDEVSDSREDIRVFENNCLPICGQAMVSVGDVISNIKSMDFRALNLKAFGAKGQGLTETHNETLADNPCFKHSETKGQEGGYSNPSTILGMREQGIQHQNTVITGSWPALRDSEMRSEALDSNNAGVPFISGVNPEIKCPSPDVTQNIVPTVTNLYMGEASLQRKRQVNIMKGPLSDRSAPGNVGPGPRDSLSAVYHLNTDMSGLFEVNERNQNVSCVQEGLQCPKTNEHRSEPENIDIRKDVKKMGTKQSFGGPQVEAMAPDSSGGGRGQKDKDEGQIFRSDVSSGIRESGPLFMGLGRPPKTTHDGSMAFEERCPRKSTLQPHGTNADFGKLGGSHADAVNSNMLNSDWTGQGLRDKENQNKHISAPDWNGPGSDIRDHWRGSDSVREAPLVQDEWSVHLSDRRGSNMESQGPYTGGSGGPEFGQPGAEMRGPNMQYPKLNSGGPEDSHLMEEGLERIDPIIDNQGPDLGIPGASDFVGPEPKRRSVAMEVAGPDKRGPVGPHFRGLGPEKKGPHMEQKVHDIRGPGGPDFRGTWGERMGLDMAGPGSDSRGPGIERRDSMEDPGTNRRGAGCPEFKGPGHERESMSIEGPGHENRRPGGPGFRGPGPIEGSGPERRGPGGPDISRLGSNCRGLAMGPGRVSQGPDFSGPINEIPSFPMHSQEPERRGPGEINTSGQGPDRRGSHIGVAGPERIGPGVGDLGPHNRGRGGPHFRGRGKEVGYQNMEIPGPHRRGPEFGAQRVERPGSDVDPGPDRIALVGPDYSEKRYPDMEGSRPGWRKSDGPDLRVPGYKHESSNTEDPRHGGRDDWVACEPIQENPDYHAPEPDRLGQSFRGRRPMRKNIRRPGPGFWGSAPERRGPDTEEQRLDERRTNIEFLGQDRECSVDDWETYASRGFGPIQEGQDEQDQEDINQGLFSEWRGPESSGPGPMQNRPSMLFQGPVRGRRHNWNAPGCRSAGPVEENPDMVCPGPSRGGHGNDWTELDREGAGEFFTGERDLDNRGQDRKAGPGSHMHNHPDMRNDWRLPNVRGKMRGPNIEGRGALRGGPGLMNSCLNRRQFEMEGPDRRPPAGRDLGPPGPANRNLSIEAPRCDGRFSDSGDLRSERHNVEPENPEPGRQGFDFRRESRGPKMRSLGPNKTDSRGPSPQRSDFRNGPGRWGDNTRSEPDPNNDMQVSDIRGAGYVSRGPNIRGRDPRQRGHTPINERRGPRPIARFQHPGDQHLAQFNRPRGPGPNSGGKPFPGFENPQNQQAIRPQRHRGALLPTPKEGLIRFPKI encoded by the exons ATGGACATGATGGACAACAGCAGTGTTgctgatgataataataattcag ACGAACGGCAGATGCCCTCAGAAGAGGCCGAGTCAAGTGTTAGGCCGACCTTGTCACAGGTTAGAAAGTCTTGGGGGTTTCGACGAACAACCATTGCAAGAAGGGAGTTCATGGAGGAGGTTGGAGACCTAACCTACAGTCCTCCAATTGTTCGACGAGGCAGAAATCGTCGGACCAATCAAACAGCAGCCCAGACCGCTACAGAGACCCCCACCACCCAGAAAGCTACTCGTACAGCAAGGAGTGTTATTGATGAACTTCAGTGGTCTGCCCCATCCTCACCTGTCTCTGAGAATAGCAAAACTGGTTCAGAAACTTCCGCAGGAGGCAGCCTTGATCCCAGCTTATGGCAGGATTTTGGGTCTGCTTTCCACACTGCCTTCACACTGCTTGGGGGCAGTGAGGGCCTGTCACTAACAATGTCAGATGAACTGGCGGTTCCTGACATTTTAGAAGCCACTGAAGCCATTGAGTCTCCTAATCCACAGGCTATAGATGAAACTGAGATGGCTGATAACATTGATGACATGGAGATTGCACAGCCAGTTGCTTCTGGCAATGCAGAGGGAGAAGAGATCCATGATGTGGTTTTAATCTCAAGTCATGAAGAGGATAGTGATGAAATGACTTTGTTACAGATTAAGGAACAGCTGGCTTCTAATAGCAGACAGGAAGACTCCAAAGCTAGAGGAGGGAAAGGAGGAAAGGGAAAGGCCAGAGGAAAGGGGAGAGGTAGAGGAAGAGGTAGGGGCAAAGGTAGAGGGAGGGGTAGAGGAAAGGGGAGGGCTGTGGAGTTTCAGTCAACCATTGCAGATGATAaggacagtgatgatgatgtggtGCTGGTTAATTTAACTGAGCAACAGCATTTACAAGAAGTGGAAAAAGAAACTGATCCACAAAGTCCTCCTGAAAAAGAGGGTTCGGCTGCTCTCTTTGATACAGCCCTAAGTCCTGCTCAGCAATCAAACTCAGACTGCATGATCATAGACAGTGACTTTGATCAGATTCCTGAGCTAACTCCCGGTCAGTTTGATGAAGtgccagaggaggaggagaagaaagatGCTAAAAATACAGAAGAGTTTTCAAGGATATCACACAATGAAGGATATGACTCAAATGCTCTGTTCTGCATCTGCAGACAGAAACAAGATAAGAG GTTTATGATCTGCTGTGACAGCTGCCAGGAGTGGTTCCACGGTGAATGCGTCGGTGTCAGTGAGACACAAGGCCATCAGAGTATGCAAGAGTACGTCTGCCCGCCTTGCACTATAAAGAAACAAAGCCAGTCTGAGTCTCACCCTCAGCCAGACCCTGAGCTTAGCTTTCCTGAATGCTTGACACAAAGTCCTGCTGTTGAAGAAGCACAAGAGGACCAGCGAGCAGTTAAG CAGACTGTGCTGGTAGAGGAGgaaacagaggaggaggagcaagagCAGGCTATTGAAGCAAGGCCAGACCCTGATGCTCAACCTGAAgctcaacctgagcctgagatGGATAGCTCTCTTCCCTTGTGCATCGGACCTGGTTGCTCTAAACAAGCACTACCAGATTCTGTTTACTGTGGCAATGACTGCATCCTTCAGCATGCTGCTTTCACTATGAAGACACTCTCTGGCCCTAAGGTGCCCAAATCCAAAGGACGGGCACAGAGAAAAGCTTCCATGTCAAGACCTGCTGCAAAG GCTCAAAGGTCAAGTCGGACATCAAAGAGGCTAGCAGAAAAAGCTGAGCTGCGAGgtgaggaggagaaaaaggagGATGATGGTGAGCAGGAGGCGGCTGCATCTCCTGTCATCTGTGACCCCAGTCTCACAGAAGCTCAGGCTACCTCCACACCAGCATCAAACTTACACACAGCGT cTAATAAGGACAGTGAACAGGTAGAGGCTGAGAAGGAAGCTGTATCTCCTTCAGCACAATCTCCAGAAGACCCTTCACTAGATGCAAGTCTCCTTTCTAAACCTACCACTGAAGCAGCCCAGCCACAAAGCCACTGTGAAGAAGGAGCAAAGGAAACTGTAAACAGTGACTTGCCAAAGCATCAGTCATCAGAATCAGATCCCCTAATAACACCCGCCCCAGAAAAATCTAGCCCGACTCCAGCCACATCGTCCCCAACCACCTCAGCGCGCAGACATCATGAGACTGGGGCTCTTATGATAACGAAGACCACATATGTTATACCAAAGAAGCAGTCTGGATCTCAGTCTCCATCAAGCCACACATTAGTCTCAGCATCATGCCAGAAGCTGTCTTCAGCCCCCACACCCCTGAATGAAACCCGAAATCTGCCGGTGCCACCCGCACCCAGTGCACCCTCCTCCAGGCCCTCTCAACCCAATAACCAGGTCAGACAGAGTATCCAGCGCTCTCTCACCAGCATCCTGTTCAAAAG ggtgtgtgaatgtgaggatTTGGAGATGTCTGAGAGCGAAGCTGCAAAGCTTGTTGCAAGCATTGAGATGGAGATGTTTGACATATTTCGCAACACAGACAGCAAATACATGAACAAGTACAGAACTATAATGTTCAACCTAAAAGACCCAAGAAACAAG GGCTTGTTATACTGTGTGGTACATGGCGATATCAATCCTTTCAGACTAGTTAGGATGAGCCAGAAGGATATGCAGGCTACCAAGGCACCTGAGCCAAGTGTGAAAGAAACAACAGTG GTTAAGGATACAGCTGCTAAAATAAGTTTGCCCAAGCCTGAAGCAGTTAAGGTTGATTTACCCTGTTTGAATCCTGCAAAATCTGACAGAAAACCTGATAGCATG GAACAGAAGAGAAGTCTTCCTGCTCCTGCAGTCAAGCCCAGGGCAAGCCAAACAAGCCTGGCCAATGCAGTGCCAGATGTTCTTGCCTGCATGCTAAAAGACACAACATCAGAGCACAAAACTCATCTATTTGACTTAAAATGCAAGATATGCAcag GCCAAATGCAACCTATGGAAGAGGAGGAACCTGCAAAGAAAAAATCCAAGCTATCTGTATCCAGAGATAAGCACGAACCATCTTGGAGAAAGTCTGCAGGGGGTGACTCCCCACTTCTGGCACCACCTGACTCTCCTGACATGGATTCTCCAGCATCCAACCTATTGGACCCTTCATCCCATTTCAATATTGATTCTGCTGCACTGACTATAGTGGAATCACCTGCTTCTCCTGTAATGGATTCTCCAGCCTCCCCCACTTTAGAATCTCCTGCTTCTCCTACCATAGAGTCCCCTGCATCCCCAACTCCAGATACCTCTAAAGCTACTGCACCAAAAAGACCATATATACCAGTTTTGGTTCCACCTGTTTCCACGGTAACCATTACACAGCGTCGTGATCCCCGCACTGCAAACAGGTTCTCAGCTTCGTCTAGTAGCACCTTTGGTTCCAGTAACACAACTCATAAACGGGCAGCTCCTTATGCtcttgttaaagaaaacattgcATCGAACGTAGCATCATCACTACCACCAACCAAAACAGTACCTAAATCCATCTTAATGAAGCCATCTTCCACTGCTGATCCCAGACTTTATGGACCACGCTCGAG AACCGTGATCTCTGAATCTCCAGCTGATGGTGAGACAACTCAGTTCCTGGCAAAGCAGGAAATACTGTGGAAGGGTTTTCTAAACATGCTCACTGTAGCCAAGTTTGTCACCAAGGGATATCTGGTGTCAGGATCTCCTGAAAATCTTAAAGCG GATCTACCTGACACTATACAAATTGGAGGACGAATCATGCCTCAAACAGTGTGGGACTACGTTGCAAAACTAAAGACCTCAGTTACAAAG GAGTTATGTGTGATCCGGTTTCACCCTgcaacagaggaagaggaggtcgCCTATGTCTCccttttttcctatttcagCAGCAGAGGTCGTTTCGGTGTGGTCGCCAATAGCAGCCGTTCCATCAAAGATGTATACCTTGTCCCACTCAGTGCAAAGGAACCAATCCCATCTATGCTACAACCTCTTGAAGGACCAG GACTTGAAAGAAACCGCCCCAATCTTCTTCTTGGTCTAGCAATCGTCCAGAAGGTCAAACGTCCAGGAAGTTTGCCACAGGAAATGGAAGACAAAAGACCCAAAGTTCATATGTCCAAGGACCCTATGTGGATCCCAAAACCACCAGTCCTTTACGGTTCTGACAAATTGGAGATATTCCAACCCTATGATCCAGAGACTCCTGCTAGTACCACCCCTCCTGGTTCACCATCATGCCCTGGGTCACCAACAGACTCTTCCTCCTCTGGCTCAGTCACCATACCATCTCTATTAACTTCTGTTAAAGCGGCACCTTATGTTTCTACCTCAGCCACTATTGCTGCAACACAGTCCACCTTTAACAGCAGCTCTGATAAAAATCCCATTATTGCATCCAGTGATAAGACACCACTACAGACAATCTTGAGTACCTTGTTTCGTAGTAATCAGGCTGACTCCACTGTCTCTGATGGACGTTCTACAAAAACAACAGTAACTGTTAAGAAGAACCCAGTGCTTTCTGGATCAGTGGTGGATCCAATTGTCCAACAGTATGGACACAAAACCAAAGCCAAGGAGATTGAAGATGAAAATGACTTTGACCGACCATATGACCCAGAGGAAGAATATGATCCAGCAATGGGATATGCAACCGTTGCTCCACAGACCACAGAAAAAATTAAAGCTTTATCAAGCTTTGTGGAAGATGATGTGGCCTATGATCCAGAGGACGACACTATCTTTGAAGATATTCAAAGTAATACTCCTGTAGCAAAGCCCCCTGTTACAACTCAAACATTTGATTCTCCATCATGCCCAGTGACGGTTTCCACTTCTTCCCCAGCACAAACTTCTGCTCCAGTTGCAGTCATGCCACAACTCCCTACGGGCACAGTGGTTGTCTCAGCTGCAACACTAAGTGAACAACAGAGGATGCTTGAGGAACTCAATAAACAAATTGAAGAGCAAAAACGGCAGTTAAAAGAGCAGGAGGAAGCACTACGTCAGCAGAGAGAGGCTGTGGGAATGTTCATGGCTCACTTTTCTGTTTCGGATTCACTTATGTCTCCCCCACAAAAATCTTTGCCGCTTAACCAACTGTCCTCTCTGCAGAAAGGTATTATAAAAACAGAGTCAAAATCTTCAGAAACAACAGACAAGGCTACCCCCCTTACAGAGACTGTGGACaattcaaatttggattcacaAGCTGTGAAAGTAGAAGACGCAACACCTGTCAAAAATTTAGGAAATGATACAGATGGTGTTGCAAAGcaagatgaaacacagaaaggtgtggAATCTGACAAATATTCATCTGCTGGAGAGATTGAAGATTCTGATGTAGCTTATGATCCTGAGGATGAATCACTTTTCAATGAAATTCAAGATGATGTTTTTAAGGGGGGAACTGTAACAACTATGGACTCTGTGTCTAGAGCAAGGTATGGTGGCTCTCACAAGGGTATGTCTCCAAATTCATACCACAGTAGAAAACGAAGGTCATCACCAAAAAAGCGGAGTCATCGGGAAAGGGACCGCCACAGAAGTCCTTCAAGACAGTCACAGCATCGTTCTCGTTCTCGGTCCCGAAGACGCAGAGAAAAGGATAGACACAgaaagagtgaaagagacaggTCAAGACACAGAGTTAGAGATCCATCTGAACGGCAGGGACGCCATCGCAAAGATCATACCACACGCCGGCATTCTCTTGGGCGTAGAAGATCCCCATCTTCTTCTAGAAAAACAGAATCTGTGTCAGTTTCACCAAAACTGAACAGAGGACCCTTGCCTCAGGTCCCTGAGAAATCAAAACATGCAAGTGTTCCATGCAGTTCTCTAGACTCTGCTGGACAATTTGAAGAGAGTAACATATCACATGTTACAATCAAAAGTGATCCAGATGGACAAAAATCAGAGTGTAATCATGTTGAGAGCTCTGAAAAACACTCACACGAACCTCTATGTAATGTGAAGCTTGAGATTTCCGAACCACCAAAATTTCAGGAGCTTCAAAAGATTTCACTGAGTGACCATGATAtgacacagcaaaataaactcTATAAACAGGACAATTTGTTTCACAGCAAACTTGACAGTACAATTCCTCTTAGAGAAATTGATCCACCTATTCGAGATTCTCCCCAAAGCCCAGATCCAGAACCACAGTTTGTGAAACCTAGCAGCATAGAAAAGAATGACTCTGTTAGAACTGATGAAGTCAGCGATTCAAGGGAAGATATTAGAGTCTTTGAAAATAATTGTTTGCCAATTTGTGGTCAAGCAATGGTGTCTGTTGGAGATGTGATCTCAAATATTAAAAGCATGGATTTTAGAGCATTGAATCTGAAAGCTTTTGGTGCCAAGGGACAAGGTCTGACAGAGACACATAATGAGACACTAGCAGACAATCCTTGCTTCAAGCATTCAGAAACAAAGGGTCAAGAGGGAGGATATTCAAATCCAAGTACAATCTTAGGAATGAGAGAACAAGGTATTCAACATCAAAATACTGTAATAACTGGTTCATGGCCAGCCTTGAGAGATTCAGAAATGAGAAGTGAAGCACTAGATAGTAATAATGCTGGTGTGCCTTTTATTTCTGGTGTAAATCCAGAAATAAAATGCCCAAGTCCTGATGTTACACAAAATATTGTACCTACTGTTACAAATTTGTATATGGGAGAGGCAAGCCTCCAGCGCAAAAGACAAGTTAACATCATGAAGGGCCCTTTGTCTGACAGATCTGCACCTGGTAATGTTGGTCCAGGTCCAAGGGATTCTTTATCAGCTGTGTATCATCTAAATACAGATATGAGCGGGCTGTTTGAAGTTAATGAGAGAAACCAAAATGTTAGTTGTGTGCAGGAAGGTTTACAGTGTCCAAAGACAAATGAACATAGATCAGAGCCAGAAAACATAGATATCAGGaaagatgtgaaaaaaatgGGAACAAAGCAGTCATTTGGGGGTCCACAGGTAGAAGCTATGGCTCCAGATAGTAGTGGAGGTGGTAGAGGACAAAAAGATAAAGATGAAGGTCAGATTTTTAGATCTGATGTAAGTAGTGGGATAAGGGAGTCAGGTCCATTGTTTATGGGCTTAGGAAGACCTCCAAAGACAACACATGATGGCAGTATGGCTTTTGAAGAAAGGTGCCCCCGTAAAAGTACTCTTCAGCCACATGGCACAAATGCAGATTTTGGCAAGCTTGGTGGCAGTCATGCAGATGCAGTTAATTCAAACATGTTGAATTCAGATTGGACAGGTCAAGGACTAAGGGATAAGGAGAATCAAAATAAACATATAAGTGCTCCAGATTGGAATGGCCCAGGATCAGACATAAGAGATCATTGGAGAGGGTCAGATTCAGTCAGGGAAGCACCATTGGTACAAGATGAATGGAGTGTCCATTTGTCTGATAGAAGAGGTTCAAACATGGAAAGCCAGGGACCTTACACGGGAGGGAGTGGAGGCCCAGAATTCGGACAACCAGGGGCTGAAATGAGAGGTCCAAACATGCAGTATCCAAAGCTTAATAGTGGAGGACCAGAGGACTCACACCTCATGGAAGAAGGACTTGAAAGGATAGACCCCATTATAGACAATCAAGGACCTGACTTAGGAATACCAGGGGCTTCAGATTTTGTGGGACCAGAACCTAAAAGAAGAAGTGTAGCCATGGAGGTTGCTGGACCTGACAAAAGAGGTCCTGTGGGTCCACATTTTAGAGGATTAGGACCTGAGAAAAAAGGTCCACATATGGAGCAAAAAGTACATGACATCAGGGGTCCTGGCGGTCCAGATTTCAGGGGAACCTGGGGTGAAAGGATGGGTCTGGATATGGCTGGTCCAGGGTCTGATAGTAGAGGTCCAGGAATTGAAAGGAGAGATTCCATGGAGGATCCTGGGACTAATAGGAGAGGGGCTGGGTGTCCAGAATTTAAAGGACCAGGGCATGAGAGGGAAAGTATGTCTATCGAAGGTCCTGGACATGAGAATAGACGACCTGGAGGTCCTGGGTTCAGGGGACCAGGACCTATAGAAGGTTCTGGGCCCGAGAGAAGAGGACCTGGAGGTCCTGATATCAGCAGGCTAGGGTCTAATTGTAGAGGTCTTGCTATGGGGCCTGGCAGAGTTTCACAAGGTCCAGATTTTAGTGGGCCAATAAATGAAATACCAAGTTttcctatgcatagccaagaaccTGAAAGGAGAGGACCTGGAGAAATAAACACAAGTGGACAGGGTCCTGACAGGAGAGGTTCACATATTGGTGTTGCTGGGCCTGAAAGAATTGGTCCAGGTGTGGGAGATCTAGGGCCTCACAACAGAGGACGAGGTGGACCACATTTCAGGGGTCGTGGAAAAGAAGTTGGGTATCAAAATATGGAGATTCCAGGGCCTCATAGGAGGGGTCCAGAATTTGGTGCACAGCGGGTGGAAAGGCCAGGTTCTGATGTGGATCCTGGGCCTGACAGAATAGCTCTAGTAGGTCCAGACTACAGTGAAAAAAGATATCCAGATATGGAGGGCTCAAGACCAGGTTGGAGAAAATCAGATGGCCCTGATTTAAGAGTTCCAGGCTACAAACATGAAAGTTCAAATACTGAAGATCCAAGACATGGGGGAAGGGATGACTGGGTAGCGTGTGAACCTATTCAAGAAAACCCAGATTACCATGCCCCAGAACCTGATAGATTGGGCCAGAGCTTTAGAGGTCGAAGGCCTATGAGGAAAAACATTAGAAGACCAGGGCCCGGCTTCTGGGGTTCTGCTCCTGAGAGGAGAGGGCCAGACACAGAGGAACAAAGGTTAGATGAAAGAAGGACCAATATAGAATTCTTAGGACAAGACAGAGAATGCTCAGTGGATGACTGGGAAACATATGCTAGTAGAGGATTTGGACCTATCCAAGAGGGTCAAGATGAACAGGACCAAGAAGATATTAATCAAGGCCTATTTAGTGAATGGAGAGGCCCTGAAAGTAGTGGACCAGGTCCCATGCAGAATAGACCCAGTATGTTATTTCAAGGACCTGTAAGGGGTCGTAGACATAACTGGAATGCTCCTGGCTGCAGAAGTGCAGGGCCTGTTGAAGAAAATCCAGATATGGTATGCCCAGGGCCAAGTAGGGGAGGTCATGGAAATGATTGGACAGAGCTTGATAGAGAGGGTGCTGGGGAATTCTTTACAGGAGAAAGAGATCTAGACAATAGAGGACAAGACAGAAAAGCAGGGCCAGGATCACATATGCACAATCATCCAGATATGAGAAATGACTGGAGGCTGCCAAATGTCAGGGGAAAAATGAGAGGGCCAAACATTGAAGGGCGTGGGGCTCTCAGAGGAGGTCCAGGCCTGATGAATTCATGTCTAAACAGGAGGCAATTTGAGATGGAAGGCCCTGATAGAAGACCTCCAGCAGGTCGAGATCTAGGACCCCCAGGACCTGCAAACAGAAATCTAAGCATTGAAGCTCCAAGGTGTGATGGGAGATTTTCAGATAGTGGTGATCTAAGATCTGAAAGGCATAATGTAGAACCTGAAAATCCTGAACCAGGTAGACAAGGATTTGATTTCAGAAGGGAAAGTAGAGGTCCAAAAATGAGAAGTTTGGGGCCCAATAAAACAGACAGCAGGGGGCCATCACCTCAGCGTTCAGATTTTAGAAATGGACCTGGTAGGTGGGGTGACAACACTAGGTCTGAGCCAGATCCAAATAATGACATGCAGGTGTCAGATATAAGGGGGGCAGGTTATGTTAGTAGGGGCCCAAATATAAGGGGGAGAGATCCCAGGCAGAGAGGTCATACACCCATTAATGAACGAAGAGGTCCTCGTCCCATTGCAAGATTCCAACATCCTGGAGATCAACATTTGGCACAGTTTAATAGGCCCCGTGGCCCAGGTCCAAATAGCGGAGGAAAACCATTCCCTGGTTTTGAAAACCCACAAAATCAGCAAGCCATAAGACCTCAAAGACACAGAGGTGCCTTACTTCCCACTCCAAAAGAAGGTCTCATACGTTTCCCCAAAATATGA